One genomic segment of Gossypium arboreum isolate Shixiya-1 chromosome 3, ASM2569848v2, whole genome shotgun sequence includes these proteins:
- the LOC108489328 gene encoding uncharacterized protein LOC108489328 gives MARRYNESSSDDSRDESGERGNRRKRYSRSDRERGRRERGREREHGDENGEKRQRENSGSFGEEEGKRANRERSEESERIHADNDSKDRQREKRPRSSDEEDGKHSYRDRRGERERIHDGDDDGKDRRREEGSRSSDEEDDKPSFRDRRHERDRIREGENDSKARRKDTQEESSESSDKSEEERRAKRDRSGKRDRRHRHDTGHRDWHNDKQREEDRYRNRDWWRHSRHDSDDDDRGRRSHRNTELENRSQRRDNDNQPSRRDGDDNSFKEKEEGEIKQKQPAFQQTNLNGDTSNLGRSGGVYIPPFKLARMMKETQDKSSVEYQRLTWDALRKSINGLVNKVNATNIKNIIPELFAENLIRGRGLFCRSCMKSQMASPGFTDVFAALVAVVNTKFPEVGELLLRRIVLQLKRAYKRNDKPQLLAAVKFVAHLVNQQVAHEIIALELLTVLLENPTDDSVEVAVGFVTECGSLLQDLSPKGLHGIFERFRGILHEGEIDKRVQFLIEGLFAIRKAKFQGYPAVRPELDLVEQEDQLTHEISLQDEIDPEITLDIFKPDPLFLENEKRYEELKKTILGEDSEDEEGSDAGSGDEDDDEDDDESDEEDEEQMKIQDETETNLINLRRTIYLTIMSSVDFEEAGHKLLKIKLEPGQEMELCIMLLECCSQERTYLRYYGLLGQRFCMINKVYQENFDKCFVQQYSMIHRLETNKLRNVAKFFAHLLGTDALPWHVLAYIRLTEEDTTSSSRIFIKILFQELSEHLGIRRLNERLSDPTMQDSVESIFPRDNPKNTRFSINFFTSIGLGGITENLREYLKNMPRLIMQQQEPASESESGDESGSSSSSDSESASSEPESDSSSSDEGERRRKKRRK, from the exons ATGGCTAGAAGATACAATGAATCGAGCAGCGATGATTCGAGAGATGAGAGTGGGGAACGTGGTAATCGTCGCAAAAGGTATTCTAGGTCAGATAGGGAAAGGGGAAGACGAGAAAGAGGAAGAGAAAGAGAACATGGCGATGAGAATGGGGAGAAGCGGCAGAGGGAAAATTCTGGATCTTTTGGTGAAGAAGAAGGCAAGCGTGCTAATAGAGAGAGGAGCGAAGAAAGTGAAAGAATTCATGCTGATAATGATAGTAAGGATAGGCAGAGAGAAAAACGTCCTAGATCCTCTGATGAAGAAGATGGCAAGCATTCCTATAGAGATAGAAGGGGTGAAAGAGAGAGAATTCATGACGGTGATGATGATGGTAAGGATAGGCGGAGAGAAGAAGGGTCAAGATCTtctgatgaagaagatgacaagCCTTCCTTTAGGGATAGAAGGCATGAAAGAGATAGAATTCGTGAAGGTGAAAATGATTCCAAGGCTAGGCGGAAAGATACACAGGAGGAAAGTTCTGAATCTTCTGATAAGTCAGAAGAAGAGAGGCGAGCCAAGAGGGACAGGAGTGGAAAAAGGGATAGACGTCATAGGCATGACACTGGACATAGGGATTGGCATAATGATAAGCAGCGGGAAGAAGATAGGTATAGAAATAGGGACTGGTGGCGTCATTCACGGCATGATTCTGATGATGATGATCGCGGAAGAAGGTCCCATAGAAATACAGAACTTGAGAATAGAAGTCAAAGGAGAGACAATGATAATCAACCAAGCCGTAGAGACGGAGATGATAATAGCTTTAAGGAGAAAGAGGAAGGAGAAATCAAGCAGAAACAACCAGCTTTTCAGCAAACCAACTTGAATGGTGATACCTCGAATTTAGGTAGGAGTGGAGGAGTTTACATTCCTCCATTTAAATTAGCTAGAATGATGAAAGAGACACAGGATAAGAGCAGTGTTGAGTATCAGCGATTAACATGGGATGCCCTCAGAAAAAGTATCAATGGTCTTGTTAACAAAGTAAATGCTACTAATATCAAGAATATTATTCCGGAACTCTTTGCTGAGAATCTTATTCGAGGAAGAGGTCTCTTTTGTCGTTCGTGCATGAAATCTCAGATGGCATCTCCAGGTTTCACTGATGTTTTTGCTGCACTGGTGGCTGTTGTTAACACCAAGTTTCCTGAGGTGGGGGAGCTATTGTTGAGAAGGATTGTTTTGCAGCTTAAGAGAGCATATAAGCGGAATGACAAG CCTCAATTATTGGCAGCTGTTAAATTTGTAGCTCATCTTGTGAACCAACAAGTGGCTCACGAGATTATTGCTTTGGAACTACTCACTGTTTTGCTGGAAAACCCTACTGATGACAGTGTTGAGGTAGCTGTTGGTTTTGTTACTGAATGTGGTTCCTTACTTCAGGATCTTTCACCAAAAGGCCTACATG GTATTTTTGAGCGTTTTCGGGGGATTCTTCATGAGGGAGAGATAGATAAACGTGTTCAATTTCTTATAGAGGGCTTATTTGCTATAAGGAAAGCAAAGTTTCAG GGTTATCCTGCTGTTCGTCCAGAACTAGACCTTGTTGAGCAGGAGGACCAATTAACTCATGAGATCTCTCTCCAAGATGAGATAGATCCGGAGATCACCCTTG ACATTTTTAAACCAGATCCTCTATTCTTGGAGAATGAAAAGCGCTATGAGGAGTTGAAGAAAACCATCCTTGGTGAGGACTCCGAGGATGAAGAGGGTTCAGATGCAGGTTCAGGTGACGAGGATGATGATGAGGATGACGATGAATCTGACGAGGAAGATGAAGAGCAGATGAAAATACAAGATGAGACAGAGACAAATCTTATAAATCTCCGGAGGACAATCTACCTGACAATCATGTCCAGTGTAGATTTTGAGGAGGCTGGCCACAAGCTGCTGAAAATTAAGCTTGAGCCAGGGCAAGAG ATGGAGTTATGCATTATGCTCTTGGAATGCTGCAGTCAAGAGAGAACGTACCTTCGATATTATGGCCTTCTGGGGCAGCGGTTTTGCATGATCAATAAAGTCTATCAGGAAAACTTTGATAAATGCTTTGTTCAGCAGTATTCTATGATCCATCGGCTTGAAACAAACAAATTACGTAATGTGGCAAAATTTTTTGCACATTTACTGGGCACTGATGCTCTGCCGTGGCATGTTCTAGCCTACATACGCTTAACCGAGGAGGATACAACCTCATCTTCTCGTATATTTATCAAGATTCTCTTCCAG GAGCTGTCAGAGCATCTTGGAATCCGCAGACTGAATGAGCGGCTCTCAGATCCTACAATGCAGGACTCAGTTGAATCTATTTTCCCGAGGGATAATCCCAAGAACACAAGGTTTTCGATCAACTTTTTCACTTCCATTGGGCTTGGTGGTATAACTGAGAATTTGCGGGAGTATTTGAAGAACATGCCCCGGCTTATCATGCAACAACAAGAACCGGCATCTGAATCAGAATCAGGTGATGAGTCTGGGAGCTCTAGTTCATCGGATTCAGAAAGTGCTAGTTCAGAGCCGGAGTCAGATTCGTCAAGTTCTGATGAGGGTGAGAGGCGCAGGAAGAAGAGAAGGAAATGA